A segment of the Desulfobulbaceae bacterium genome:
CGCCTTTTCTGTCAAGGACTTTCTGAGGTTTTTGGTGAGGTGATTATAAGGCGTGCCGTCATGGCGGCCTTGCAGGATGTGTCAGCCAAGTTGTTTCTGAACTCAGGAGGGAGTGAGACTGTGGTGGGGCGGGGGCGAGGAACTGTTAGGGGTGAAAATGGTGACGGGAGTGCCTTATTGTCAAGATGCAGCACTCGATGAGCGCGGTATCTTGACAATAAGGACGGATGATCTTTCAGTGCAGCAAGGTGTATTGAAGAATATAGGCCCCTATGCCGCCGAAATATCCCAGGAGCGCGAGCGGGGCGATACGCCGGGCATACCAGAAGAACTCGATTTTTTCGAGCCCCATGGCTGCAACGCCAGCGGCCGAACCGATAATAAGGATTGAGCCGCCTGTCCCAGCGCAATAGGCCATGAACTCCCATAAAAAGGAGTCGGGTGGGTACTGAGCGAGCGGATACATGCCCATGGATGCGGCTACGAGCGGGATGTTATCCACAATGGCGGAAACAAGGCCGATGATAATGACGATCAACGACTGGTTGCCGAGTTGAGTGTCGAGCATCTTGGCGAGTGTCGGCAGCATGCCGTTTGCGGAGAGGGTGGCCACGGCAAGCAGAATGCCGATGAAGAAGACCACCGAGGCCATGTCGATGCGTTTCAGGGCCTTGGTCAGGGTGAGGTGCTCCTTATCTTGCGGCTGTTTTTGTCGGTGGAGGAGGTTGGCGGTGAGCCATAGCACCCCGAGTGAAAAGAGGATGCCAAGATATGGAGGCAGGTGGGTCACTGACTTGAAGATCGGCACAAAGATCAGCGATCCCATGCCCATGAAGAACATAAAGGTCTTTTCAAATTGGGTGCAACCGTGACCGTGGTTGCTGTCTATCTGGTCCGGAGGCACAACATTGCCTTTAAGGAAAAATGAGGCCACGGCAAGTGGAATCACTGCATTTATTACCGAAGCAAGCCAGACGCCCTTGATGATGTTGAGTGTGGTGATCTGCCCCCCGATCCAGAGCATGGTGGTGGTCACGTCACCAATGGGCGACCAGGCGCCGCCGGCATTGGCCGTAATGACGATAATGCCGGCGAAGAAGAGGCGCTGGTCGTGATTCTTGAGCAGTCTCTTCATCAGTGCAATCATGACGATGGTGGTGGTCATGTTGTCGAGGATGGAAGAGAGGTAGAAGGTGATAAAGCCGATGATCCAGAGCAGGCTCGATAATTTGGTGGCCTTGATCCGTGAGGTGATGACCTCGAAACCGCCGTGGGAGTCGGTTACTTCGACAATGGTCATGGCGCCAATGAGGAAGAAGACTATGGCTGCGGTTTCAGCCAGCTTCTCAGTCAGTTGGTGGATAACGCTTTCAACGCCCAAGGGGCTGGCAAAGGAGTAGAGCGTCCACATCAGGCCGGCTGCGATCAGCGCCGTGGCGGACTTATTGATTTTGATGGGGTGCTCAAGAGCGATCAGTGCGTAGCAGAGCACGAAAACAACAGCAGTCATGGTCATCATGGTAGGTTCTCCTGTTATTTGGCAATGGTGATTGGCATGCCGAGCAGCGGCCAGAAGGTGACGATGGCGATGCCGAGCACCACCATGAGGATCAGGCTTGCCGGGATTCCATACTTGAAGAATTCACCGGTGGTGAACTGCTTTGAGTCATAGGCGATAGCATTCGGCGCTGCCCCGATCAAAAGTACAAACGGCATGCCGGCGGTCACCAGGGAGGCATAGAAGATGACGTCCGGCGCTACCCCGAGGTAGGGGGCGATGACCAGGGATACCGGGAGTGAGATGGCGATTGCCGCCACATTCATGATGAAGTTTGTCATTAGCAGCACAAAAAAAGCGATGCTGAGGATAAAGACGAGCCAGTGCGCATTCTGGAACATTACCAGCCAGTTCACCGCCATCCACTGGGCAGCGCCGGTCTTCCACAGGCAGAAACCGATACTCATGGCCCCGCTGAAAAGGAGGATGATGTTCCAGGGGATATCTTCAAGTTCTTTGACGGTCAAGACCTTGAAGAGAAAGAAAAGCAGTGTCGACAGCAGCATGATTGAGGCCCGGTCTTGAGATTTCAGCGCCGGCACGAAGGACTGGAGTGCCATAACCACCACGACGAGGAGCATGGCGACTATGACGAATTTCTCGTTAAAGTTCATGGGGCCAAGTTCCTTGGACAGTCGTTTGACCTTGTCACGCAGGCCTGGAATGGTCTTCTTCTCCGGTTTAAGGAAGACCATCAGAATCGCCCAGATAAGAAAGACCATGGCCCAGCCGATGATGCCCATGTAGAGGGGGAGATCGAAGAAGGGGATGTCCCGACCGGTGAACTCCTTGAACATGCCTGCTGCCGCCGGACCGCGAGCGGCGCCCAGAAAGGTGATGATGCTGCCTGCTCCCGCAGAGTAGGCCATGCCGATGAAAAGGGCCTTGCCGAAATTTGTCGGTTTATCTCCTTCGCCGTAGAGCGCATAGATGGCCATGAGAATGGGAAAGACCGTGGCTGCAGCCGCAGTGTGTGCCATGAAGTGGGCAAGTCCCGCCGTGACGACAAAGCACCCGAGAAGAATCATGCTGGTTTTTTCTCCAACGACCTCGAGCATCTTATACGCAAGACGTTTAGTCAGCCCGGACTTGGTGAAGGCAAGGCCTACTACCACCGAGCCAAAGATAAACATGACCGAGGGATCCATGAAATCCTTGAATGCTTCTTTTGCCGGTCGAATGGCGAAGAGGCCCTGAAATACCCCGATTGCAAGTGCGGTTGCACCGATCGGGATCACCTCAAACACCCACCAGATGCCTGCCATCAAGAAGAGGGCGATGGCGCCCTTTCCTTCTACCGATAAGGGAAATGCCTTGCCGCCAGGATCAATCGCATCCTTCCACGGCGGCATATAATAGATGAGAAGAAAGATTCCTAAGCCGAGGAAGATGAAAAACACCCTCTTCCAGTCAAACGGCTCTTTTGCCTCTGTGGCGATAACGATCTGCGTCGGAGGTTGGGGTAGTTCGTGTTGCATTGATTTTTCATTGTTGGACATATCTGTTCCTCCCTGTATCAGCTTTTTGTGCCGGCGTCTGTTCCCGTGAGAACTACGCCTGAAAGTTCATCGAATATTTCGATCATCCGCACTACTCCCACAAACTTATTGTCATCCAGGACTGGGAGGAGGAGGAGATCGTTATGGATCATCGTGTGCGCGGCCCTGGTTATCGGATCATCCTGCCTAACGAAATGTTTGACTGGGGTGAGTACCTCGCCGACCGGCTGGTCGGCCATGGCTGCCGCATTTTCGGTGAAAATGGCTTCCCACAGCAGGGCAAGACCGCTTTCATCCTCTTCCGGCACCTGCGCGGTTGTTACCGGTTGCAGAAATCTGGGTTCGAGTCCCTTGAGAATGTCTTTAAGGCTTAACGTCCCCATGAGGTTGTACTTCTCGTCAAAGACGAGAATCGTCATGGGATCATGGCATTTGCTTTCGCCGTTCATGAATACTTTTTTGGCAATCCCTATCGCCTGCCGAATTGTAAACCAGTAGGGCAGGTGGGGGTAGTTGAACACATCGAGCATGATATCTTTGACAACTTTTAACTGCGCCATAACGCCTCCTTTGTGATGCCTCACGGATGGGTGGGAAAGGGAAGGGGACCCCTTTCTTGCCGTTAAGCTTTTGGGTACTCACGATCATTCCCCCTGGTTTTTTGTAACTTAGCAGCAGCTCATCCGACGTCTCGGAGTTCGCGTATCTGTTTTTCAATAAGCCTGCTCTTGTGGGCGTGCTGTGCCAGAGCTGATGGCGTCGCAAAAAGCCCGATCTACTGCGTTGCAGCGCACTTTTGCTCATTCGGCACACCATATGTGTGGCCTCATTCGCAAAAGTACACTGCGCCTTGTATATCGGTCCTTTTGCTTAGCCATCCCGTGACTTTTTGCGAGACCATCAGAGCTAGGGGCCGCTTAAATGCTTGAGTGGCGGGTTTAGGGCTCGGCCATAAATCATTATTATTATATTCATTAGGATGTATTTCATTATAATGAATATAATAATAATGAAGAGAATATGATATAGCTTTATCGAAGTCAAGGGTTTTTTATAAATTATGTGTTGACCCTTGTTGTTAGTTTTTTCCCCTTCCGATTTTCAAGAAAAAACCGTACCATGCACTCCCCTATTCGTCTCAGTTGGATGGATTCTCTGACCCATATGGATGGTGTTCGTGCAGAGGGTGAGGTAAAGGTTTTTCTTGGCAATAGTTGGGTGAGACTCTGATTTTGATTTGATCCCGGTCTGTTACGCGGAAGACAAATTTTGGTTTAACAAGAGGCGTTGCCGCCTTGGTCGCTCCGATGGAGCGGAGTATTGGTGATTTTGATGGCATTTTCATTTTTTCCCGCGAAGACCAAAAAAAAGGACGCTCTCACAGAGACCCTCAGGAATAACTATCGTACTTTCCAGGATCTTCTGGCGGAGAATAACCGTACCCTCACCTTGATGAGCGAACTTGAGCAACAATGGGCAGGGGAATCTCCCTGTGACTGGAATTATATCCGTTCCACGGTTCAAGGAATAACAGCGGGGGTGTACAAGCTCGTCACCAACATCAATACCCTTTCAAACAAGAGATATGCGCATCTCTTTTCTGTCCACGAGGAAATCTCTCAGAGGATTTGGCAAGAATTAAACACTACGACCATTATTCCGGTAAGTCCGTTGACTATCGATTTGAGAGATCTTACCAGAGATTCGTCTCTGGTTGCCGGCCATAAGAATGCCCATCTTGGCGAGATTTGTAGCCAATTGCAATTGCCGACTCCATCGGGATTTGCCGTTAGTTCTCATGCTTTTCGAGTTTTCATGGATCAGAACGGTCTGCGTGACGCCATCACCCTTTTGCTGAAGGAACTGGACGTTGAAGATTTTGCAGAACTCGCATCAATAAGTTTGCAGATTCACGAGATCATCATGCGGGAAAACCTACCCGATGATCTCGTTCAGGCGATTAGGCAGGAGGTTGCGGCCATGTTTTCGCCTGAGAGGTCAGCGGCAGGGAGTGAAATTATCAGGAAGGTGTCTGTGCGCAGCAGCGCCCTCTATGAAGATGGCGAGTTTACCTTTGCCGGGCAGTACGCCACCTTCCTCAACGTCATTCCCGAAGAGATTGCCGTGTGCTACAAGAGAGTTGTCGCCAGTCTCTTTTCACCCCGGGCGCTGTATTATTCCAAGTCCAAGGGCTTTGCTGACGAAGATATGGTGATGTCTGTAGGCGTAATGCAGATGATCGAAGCAAGGGCGGGTGGCGTGATGTATACCCGTAATTTCGATGGAGCTGCTGACGATACCGTTATTATCAATGGCGTGTGGGGATTGGGGACGCTGGTTGTGGATGGAGCCGCCACCCCTCACTCTTTTATCGTTTCCAAGCATGACGGCTCTCTGGTAACGATGACAATCCCTGACCAGGAAAAAATGGTTGTCTGCGATGAAGATAAGGGGGTTGTTGAACGCCAGGTTCCGCTGAGTCTTCGGAGAGTCGCCTGTCTCACCGGGGAGCAGCTCAGGTTGCTGACTGCCTATGGCTGTGCCCTTGAACGCCATTATGCCACTCCTCAGGATATTGAGTGGGCTCTTGATCAAGAGGGCCGGCTTGTTATTCTGCAAAGTCGTCCTCTCCACTTTGACGCTGGTGATCCTGTCGTCTCGCCTCTTTCTCCAATGCTGGACAACTATCCGGTGTTGATCAGCGGCGCTGCTGTTGCCTGCAAAGGGGTTGCCTGCGGTAAAGCTTTTATCTTGCGTGAAGAGGAGGAGTTACGGGATTTTCCTGATGGCGCCGTTTTGGTCGCCCATCACACCTCGACTAAGTTTATTACCGTTATGAGCCGGGCCGCAGCAATTGTTACTGATGTTGGCAGTATTACCGGTCACATGGCGCTGCTGTCCCGGGAATATGGTATTCCGACTCTTCTCGAAACCAGGATCGCGACACAATGTATTGAAGAAGGAATGGAGTTGACCGTGGATGCTACGAGGGGCATCATCTATCAGGGGCTGGTAGAGGAGTTGTGTGCCGATGGCAGGAACGTTGATTTGCGTCGAACGCTGCGTAAGAACACCCGTCAATCCAGGATCTTGGAGAAAACACTTAAACATATTGTGCCACTCAATCTACTTGATCCAGATAGCGATAATTTCCGGCAGGAGTGTTGTCTGACCATGCATGATATCACTAGGTTCATCCATGAAAAAGCCATGGCCGAGATCATTTTTATGAGCGGGCGGCCTCAGGAGATAAACTGTTTCGAAGATTTGATGAAGGCAGTGACTTTTTCTGATGCCGGTGATGAATCGTTGCGATCCCAGGCAAGCGATCTCAAGATCGATATTCCGATGACAACGCATGTCCTTGATCTCGATCGTGGTCTGCAGAGCAACAAAGGCACTGTTTCTGTCAAGGATATTTCATCGGATCCTTTTCATGCCTTTATGAGGGGACTTTGTTCAATGAAGTGGCCGCAATCGGTTCCGGGACAGAATGAAGTCCTTCCGCGCTTCCTGCATGCGTTGTCGGCAAAGGGACGGGGAAACAAGCCGGAGTCGAAGAGTTATGCCATCACCGCCAGCCACTATATGAATTTCAACTTGAAACTCGGATATCATTTTTCCATGGTCGAGGCGTATGCAAGCGAGAATATCAACGACAACTATATCAAATATTTCTTCAAGGGCGGAGGGGCATCTCCAGATCGTAAGTTACGAAGGGTGCGGCTGATTAAGGAACTACTGAAAAAGATGCATTTTCGGGTGGATGTTGTCGACGACGTTATTAATGCGATGCTTACCAAATATCGGCGGGAGGATATAGAGAAATGTGTGGAAATAATGGGCAAATTGACGGTTTATACCAAGCAACTCGACATGGTGATGTTCAACGATGCCGTTACCGATATGTTTATCGAGGACTTTATCCGTGATCATTTGACGGGGAGGGGCTTTTGAATCGGAGTTTTTGCTGGTGGGCACTTTCAATCTTCAGGACCAACTCGGCAATGTCACAGGGCTTGATCAGGTAGTCCAAGGCCCCGAGCTGCATGCCGTCGATGCCGGATTCGACCGAGGCATGGCCGGTA
Coding sequences within it:
- a CDS encoding sodium:proton antiporter gives rise to the protein MMTMTAVVFVLCYALIALEHPIKINKSATALIAAGLMWTLYSFASPLGVESVIHQLTEKLAETAAIVFFLIGAMTIVEVTDSHGGFEVITSRIKATKLSSLLWIIGFITFYLSSILDNMTTTIVMIALMKRLLKNHDQRLFFAGIIVITANAGGAWSPIGDVTTTMLWIGGQITTLNIIKGVWLASVINAVIPLAVASFFLKGNVVPPDQIDSNHGHGCTQFEKTFMFFMGMGSLIFVPIFKSVTHLPPYLGILFSLGVLWLTANLLHRQKQPQDKEHLTLTKALKRIDMASVVFFIGILLAVATLSANGMLPTLAKMLDTQLGNQSLIVIIIGLVSAIVDNIPLVAASMGMYPLAQYPPDSFLWEFMAYCAGTGGSILIIGSAAGVAAMGLEKIEFFWYARRIAPLALLGYFGGIGAYILQYTLLH
- a CDS encoding SLC13/DASS family transporter translates to MSNNEKSMQHELPQPPTQIVIATEAKEPFDWKRVFFIFLGLGIFLLIYYMPPWKDAIDPGGKAFPLSVEGKGAIALFLMAGIWWVFEVIPIGATALAIGVFQGLFAIRPAKEAFKDFMDPSVMFIFGSVVVGLAFTKSGLTKRLAYKMLEVVGEKTSMILLGCFVVTAGLAHFMAHTAAAATVFPILMAIYALYGEGDKPTNFGKALFIGMAYSAGAGSIITFLGAARGPAAAGMFKEFTGRDIPFFDLPLYMGIIGWAMVFLIWAILMVFLKPEKKTIPGLRDKVKRLSKELGPMNFNEKFVIVAMLLVVVVMALQSFVPALKSQDRASIMLLSTLLFFLFKVLTVKELEDIPWNIILLFSGAMSIGFCLWKTGAAQWMAVNWLVMFQNAHWLVFILSIAFFVLLMTNFIMNVAAIAISLPVSLVIAPYLGVAPDVIFYASLVTAGMPFVLLIGAAPNAIAYDSKQFTTGEFFKYGIPASLILMVVLGIAIVTFWPLLGMPITIAK
- a CDS encoding CBS domain-containing protein → MAQLKVVKDIMLDVFNYPHLPYWFTIRQAIGIAKKVFMNGESKCHDPMTILVFDEKYNLMGTLSLKDILKGLEPRFLQPVTTAQVPEEDESGLALLWEAIFTENAAAMADQPVGEVLTPVKHFVRQDDPITRAAHTMIHNDLLLLPVLDDNKFVGVVRMIEIFDELSGVVLTGTDAGTKS